CGTTCAGCTGACGTGTACTTCACCGACCGAGGGATCGAGGAGCTCGAGGGCCGGCGCGGCGAGGAGGATGTCTCGCTGGCCTGGGTGGCCGAGCGGCTGCGTGAGTTCGTCGACCTGAACCCCGAGTTCGAGACGCCGATCGAACGGTTCGCCACCTGGCTGGCCCGGCTCGACGACGAGGACGACTGAGCTGCTGGGTTTGTAGGGTGAGTGAATGCCCTTCGCCGATCACCCCGTACGCCGGGTGGCCGCGGCGAAGGGCGTTTCGCCGTCCGGGGCCTGGCCGCACACGATCCCCGCTGTTCGGCAGCTGCTGACGGACGGACTGGACCTCGGGCCGGGCGTCACCTTCCTGGTCGGTGAGAACGGCGCGGGCAAGTCGACACTGGTGGAAGCCGTGGCGGTCGCCTTCGGGATGTCGCCCGAGGGCGGGTCGACCGGCGCCCGCCTGACGACGCGGGCGACCGAGTCGTCGCTGTCCGACGATCTCGTGCTGACCCGGGGTGCCGGTGCCTCGAAGGCCGGCTTCTTCCTGCGGGCCGAGACGATGCACAGCTTCTACACGTACCTCGAGCAGAATCCGAGCAGCCGCCCGGAGCCGGTGTTCCACGAGATGAGCCACGGGGAGAGCTTCCTGTCCCTCATCGAGAACCGCTTCTCCCGCCGTGGCTTCTACTGCCTCGACGAGCCCGAGTCGGCACTGTCGTTCTCCTCCAGCCTCGCGGTGGTCGGCGTCCTCAAGCAGCTCGCCGACAGCAAGTCCCAGGTGCTCTGTGCGACCCACTCCCCCGTGATCGCCGCCCTGCCCGGCGCGACGATCCTCGAGGTCGGCCAGTGGGGCATCCGCGAGTCGGCCTGGACCGACCTCGAGCTCGTCCAGAACTGGCGTGCCTACCTGCGGCATCCCGAGCAGTACCTGCGGCACATCCTCTAGCTCAGTGCACGAGCACGGCCGGCTCCTTCACCGCCTCCGGCTGGAACTCCCGCTGCCAGGGCCTGACCACGGCGAGCAGGGTGACCAGGGACAGGGCCAAGCCGCCTGACATCACCACGGCCATCGCGACCGCGTCGGTGCCGAGGGCACCGACCAGCGGTGCGGCGATCGCGCCGATCCCGAACTGGACAGCGCCCAGCAGCGCCGCCGCCGTGCCCGCCGCCTCACCGTGGCGCGACAGGGCCAGGGCCGGCGCGTTCGGAAGGGCCAGGCTGGCGGCGAACAGCGCCGCCCAGACCGGGACGAGGATGCCGACCAGGCCGCCCAGGCTCAGGGTCGCGGTCAGCAGCAGCGCGACGCCTGCGAGTGCGGCGAGGACCGCGCCCGCGGTGAGCACCTGCTCGGGCTCCCACCGCTTCAGCAGCACCGGGTTGAGCTGGGTCGCCGCGACCAGCAGCAGTCCGCCCACGCCGAACAGCAGTCCGAAGGTCTGGCTGCTCACGCCGAACTGTTCCTGGAACACGAACGACGCTCCCGCGACGT
The Kribbella italica DNA segment above includes these coding regions:
- a CDS encoding DUF6104 family protein, with protein sequence MYFTDRGIEELEGRRGEEDVSLAWVAERLREFVDLNPEFETPIERFATWLARLDDEDD
- a CDS encoding AAA family ATPase, with product MPFADHPVRRVAAAKGVSPSGAWPHTIPAVRQLLTDGLDLGPGVTFLVGENGAGKSTLVEAVAVAFGMSPEGGSTGARLTTRATESSLSDDLVLTRGAGASKAGFFLRAETMHSFYTYLEQNPSSRPEPVFHEMSHGESFLSLIENRFSRRGFYCLDEPESALSFSSSLAVVGVLKQLADSKSQVLCATHSPVIAALPGATILEVGQWGIRESAWTDLELVQNWRAYLRHPEQYLRHIL